A region of the Coriobacteriia bacterium genome:
CTCGCCGAGGTCGCCCACCACCCGGTCGGCGCCCGCGCGCCGCAGCTCCTCGGCCCGGCCGAACCGGTCGACGCCGAGCACGAGCGCGAAGCCGCCGCGGCGGCCGGCCTCCACGCCGGCCTGCGCGTCCTCCACCACCGCGGCTCGCTCCTTCGGCACGCCCACCAGCCGGGCGGCGTGGAGGAAGACGTCGGGCGCGGGCTTGCCCGCCAGGCCCGCCTCCTCCGCGTCGGCTCCGTCCACGATCGCGTCGAAGAGCCCCGTCACGCCGGCGGCGTCGGCGACCGCCCGGCCGTTGCGGCTCGCGGTGATCAGCGCCGTGCGTACGCCCGCGTCGCGCAGCTCGCGGATGAGTCGCACCGAGGATGCGTACGACTCGGCTCCCTCCTCGGCCAGCACTCGCAGGAACCGCTCGTTCTTGGCGTTCGCCAACCCGGCTACGGTCTCGGCTCCGGGCGCGTCTGCCGGGTCGCCCACCGGGAGCGAGATGCCCCGCGACTCGAGGAAGGCGCGGGCGCCGTCGTAACGGGGCTTGCCGTCCACGTGGCGGGCGTAGTCCTCGTCGGAGAACGGGCGGAACGGCTCGCCGGTGCGCTCGCTGCGCAGCCGGAGGTACTCGTCGAAGGTGCGCTTCCACGCCGCGGCGTGCACGTGCGCGGTCTCGGTCACCACGCCGTCGAGGTCGAAGACCACCGCGTCGATGCCGGGGCCGGGGAAGGCGCCCGCGGCGCAGCTCCGCCGTCCCGGCTCCACGTCCTCCGTCCGCCGCCGCGTCATCTCGACCGCTCCAGAGCGAACGCGAGGGCGAGGGCGACGGCGGCGGCCGCCGTGAGGATCGTCAGGATGTCCGCGTACCGGTATCGCATCTCCCACCTACACCAGCGCGAAGCGTTCGTAGTGGACGCGCCGCGCGGGGACGCGCATCTCGGCCAGGGCCGCGCTCACGGCGTCCAGCATCGCAGGGGGGCCGCAGAGGAAGTAGTCGCGCTCGAGCGGCTCGGCCACGTAGCGCTCGAGGAGCTCCCGCGTCACGAACCCGCGCTCGCCCGTCCAGCCCTCGGGCGGCTCCTCCAGCACGTAGGCCACCTTGAGCGGCAGGACGTCCGAGAGCCGGCCGATCTCCTCGCGGAACACGAGGTCCTCTTCGGCCTTGGCGGCGAAGACCAGCGTGCACGCCGTGTCGTCGCCGCGCTCCTCGGCGGTGCGCAGCACGCTCATGACCGGCGTGATGCCGATGCCGCCGGCGATCAGCACGTAGCCCGCCGCGTCGTAGCGGTCCGTGGTGAACGCCCCGTACGGGCCGTCGAGGTATGCGACCTCGCCCGGCTCCACCTCGCCGATGCGCGACGTGAAGTCCCCGAGCTCCTTCACGGTCATCTCGAACCCGCTCTTCCCGGCGGGAGCCGCCGAGGAGAACGAGAACGGGTGCTCCTCCAGCGAGAACGGCGAGCGCCGCAGCGTCACCCACGCGAACTGACCGGGCAGGAAGCCCATGCCGGGATGACCCTGCGGCTCGAAGGCCAGCGTCCACGTGTCCCGCCCTTCCCGGCGCACCTCGGAGACCCGGTACGGGCGCCGCGCCTTGACCAGCGGCTTGCCGACCCTCACCCACGCGAACGCGAGCGCCCACAGGGTCGGGTAGACGATCCACAGGGCGCGCTTCCAGGGGGCGCTGACGTAGTGGCCGATGCCCTGCATGTGGAGCACCGCGAGCACCACCACCGCGACCGCCAGCACGTCGTGCAACCCGCGCCAGGTCTCGTAGCGCAGCTTGAAGCGCTGGCGCCACACCGAGGAGGCCACGATCGCGCCGAGCGAGGCCACGGCGGCGACCGCCGCCCGCGCCCGCCACGGCGCGGCGAACACGTTC
Encoded here:
- a CDS encoding ferric reductase-like transmembrane domain-containing protein, which gives rise to MSPAVDRRARQRAYRVRAASGIALYVLLALAPLVLMLLAPLPAGREFLRELSVALAFAGAGILGLQFVLSARLRRLKAPFGIDAVYHFHRRMSYVALGLVLAHPVLLFVMDPALLALLNVFAAPWRARAAVAAVASLGAIVASSVWRQRFKLRYETWRGLHDVLAVAVVVLAVLHMQGIGHYVSAPWKRALWIVYPTLWALAFAWVRVGKPLVKARRPYRVSEVRREGRDTWTLAFEPQGHPGMGFLPGQFAWVTLRRSPFSLEEHPFSFSSAAPAGKSGFEMTVKELGDFTSRIGEVEPGEVAYLDGPYGAFTTDRYDAAGYVLIAGGIGITPVMSVLRTAEERGDDTACTLVFAAKAEEDLVFREEIGRLSDVLPLKVAYVLEEPPEGWTGERGFVTRELLERYVAEPLERDYFLCGPPAMLDAVSAALAEMRVPARRVHYERFALV